GCCGGTCGCGGGCGGGCGTCTGCAAACGCAGACCAACAGCCCCGGGGCGGGCATAAGCACGAACTGGGTTACCTACCCCGGCTCAACGATGACCAATCACGTCGTCGTTCCCCTTGACCCGGCCAACGGAAACGTGTTCTTCCGGCTGGCCTTGCCGTGACGGCGGCGTGTCAACACAGACCTCATCGAATGGGAGCCTCCCCGGAATAGCCGGAGGGTCTCCTGTTTATCAGGACAGCCTGCACCTGGCCAATGGGTGACCGATTGGCTGGATTTGTTTGCGTGGATAGGTTGCCGATTGAGTAGCCACCCCCTTGGGTATTGGAGGATCCTGCCGATGTGCGGGCACCTCCGACTTCAGCCTCGCCAGATCCTGGAGGCGTTGGGGGAGATGCCAGCCCTACTCCGTGGATTCGATCAGAATCGTGTGCGTGACGGGCACAAAGGCAGCTTTAATGGCGGCGGCCAATGTCGCGCGTTCCTTCTCGGTCTGGGCGGCGATTCCTTCCATGTTGGTCTTCGCCTCGGCGCTGCGGAAGATCTGCTTGATCTGCCTGGTCTCGTAAGCCTGTTTGGCGGCAACGGCGGCATCTACTTTGGCAAAGGCCTCGCAGAAGGGATTGCAGGGAAACACCTCTGCCAGGTTAATCCCGCGCTCCAGTTGATCTGCGGTGAACGTCCGGCTCTCGCTGCCCCAAGTGACTTTGTAGCTCCGCCCAGCCTTGACATTGCGGGCTTTGAGCATCAGCCGATTCAGCTCCTGGTTAAACGGAATGAGCGTCAAGGCCGAACGGATGTTGTTGTCATGCTCGGGATTATCTTGTCCGCAAACCGGATAGGACGGTCCGCCTTTCCCGGCGAGCACGCAGGCGCAGAACGGATATCGCGCACTGTTGATCACGAACCGGCCATCCCGGGCGGAAATCAGCTTGTGCCCGGGCGAAGTCATCATCTTGCTCTTCTTCACGTCAGCGATCAGAAGACCGATGTCTCCCTTCATGCCCAAGGCTTTCAAGAAGGCGTAAGCCATCACCGTATGGCCCGCCCAGCCGGGATGCACCCCGTCGGCGCCGGCAATCGCATAACCGGCGCCGTAACGCTTCTGCGCGGTTGCCCCCGCGGTCAGCATAGGCCAGAAGACGTCGGCAAATCCGACACTCTCGCGCTCGGAAATCTCGATGCCGATATTGCGCAGTCGGCAGAGGTTCTGGTTCAAGTCCACCAGCGTGTCATTTGTGCGCTTCGTCCAGCCGGGCACTTTGCCAATGCAACCGGGCGAACCCTGAACCACCCGCACGCCATTCGTCTTGAAAGCCTTGACGATGGCAAGGGAGCTCTGGCGATATGTCTCCCCGATGAGGTCTTCATAAGCGCGGTATTCATGGTCGTTCATGCCGTAGCAGGTTGTGGCGATGGTGGGTTTGAAGCGGAGACAATCGTTGGTCATCCGCGCCAGGAATCCCGGGGCCCGCTCGCCCCCCCATCCGTACTGCCGCACCGTGATGTTCAGCTCTGGCTCACAGACGGTCAGGTAATCCTCGATCAGCCGAGAGTACATCTTTTGTTCGGTGATGGAGTCGCCGCAAATTGCCAGGCGATCCCCGTAACGCAAAACCGGGCCCAGCGGTTGAGGCGCTTTGGCCGGCGTGAATTGAAGCGCCAGGGCGTGGTGGGGTTCTTGCCCGGAGACCTGCCCCACGCCAAGGGGGCAGGCCCCGAGCCCAAGCAGAAGAATAACCACTGAGCGCATAATATTAACGGAACGCATTGTTTGACTGTGGCGAAGCCGCGTCAATAGGCATACGGCGGGTTGGGACGTGCCGCTTACCGCTTCTTCCATTCGAGCACCTGTTTATCGGCGAGCAAACGGGCGCGGAGCTGCTCATAGCGAAGCTTCTGCACGGGTGACTTGCTGTTGAGGGCCAGCACCGCCGCGGTGGCCGCGGATTGGCCAAGAATCATGAATACCGGCTCCATCCGAATGGATCCGTAGGCAATGTGCGTTGCGGACAGGCAGACCGGCACCAGGAGGTTTTCGCACTCGGATGCTCTCGGCACAATCGAACGATAGGAAATTGGATAAGGAAGAAAGCCGTGGACCTGCACATCGCCTTCGTTCTCAGCGCGGCCATTCTTGACGATGCGCTGGCAGTTGTGCGAGTCCATCCCGTAGGCTCCCATCCCTACGGCGTCTGCCGCCTTCTGGTGCCCCCGGCAATTGTGCTCGGTCATGACATAATCCGACACCATTCGGCGCGCTTCGCGCACGTAGAGCTGATGCGGCCAATGCCCGGTGTCTAGGAACTCGTCTTTTGCCGGCCCCCAGGATTGCATCTCGTTTCGCATGTCCTCGGGCACGCGCGGGCTGGTGGCCAGGAAGTAGACAAAGCCGCGCACATAGTCCTCGTGAGCCTGCCAAATCGCGGCGCGCGTGGCGTGGTCCGCGTCCGGGTAGGCGTAGTTGGCACCGATGAAGTCCGTGGAAAAGCCGCCGTTGTTATTGATGTCCGTCTTGCTGTTGGGCATCCAGACCGGGTTCCAGAACGCCTTGAGCTGGGGCTGCTTCCCCGCCGCAACGAGGGCTTCGAGGTAGCGCGCCAGGAGTTCGTATTGAGCCGGATCATACTTCGGCGGTGGACGGTGCGGCAGGCGATTGGCAGGATTCTGCGTGTAGCACAGACGGAAATTATAGGCCTGGACGCAACGGTCGCCTTCACCCGGCTTCCCACCATCGCCCGGCTGGATGAACGGCAGCAACCCACTGGAAGGATCGCCGGCCTTCACATAGGGATCAACCGGGACCGTAAACTGGTGCTGGGGCGTTTCGGCGCGAACGCCGTTGATCGTCTCCTGGTACTTGGCGTTCGCCTCCCGCCCCACCGTGTAACTCACCCCCGCTTTAGCCATCAAATCTCCCTCGTAAGTGGCGTCAATGAACATGCGAGCGCGATAAACCCTGCCATTCTCCATCGCGATCTCCGCAATCCGCCCGCGCCGTTTCACCACCGAAGCCAGCCGCTGCCGAAAATGGACTGGCACCCTGTCCTCGCTGAGCATCTGGCGGAAAATGTCCTCCGCCACGTGCGGCTCAAAGGTCCACATGGTGGCGTCCGCGGCCTTCAGCTCGTCGAGAGTCGAGCGCCCGCCCCGGCTGGCAAAGTAACCCTCGCACGTCTCGAAGCGCCACGAGTTGCTTTGCGCATAATGTCGCGCGATGCGGTGGTAGAACTCGCGCGCAATGCCTCCGA
This genomic window from Candidatus Paceibacterota bacterium contains:
- a CDS encoding SGNH/GDSL hydrolase family protein, which produces MRSVVILLLGLGACPLGVGQVSGQEPHHALALQFTPAKAPQPLGPVLRYGDRLAICGDSITEQKMYSRLIEDYLTVCEPELNITVRQYGWGGERAPGFLARMTNDCLRFKPTIATTCYGMNDHEYRAYEDLIGETYRQSSLAIVKAFKTNGVRVVQGSPGCIGKVPGWTKRTNDTLVDLNQNLCRLRNIGIEISERESVGFADVFWPMLTAGATAQKRYGAGYAIAGADGVHPGWAGHTVMAYAFLKALGMKGDIGLLIADVKKSKMMTSPGHKLISARDGRFVINSARYPFCACVLAGKGGPSYPVCGQDNPEHDNNIRSALTLIPFNQELNRLMLKARNVKAGRSYKVTWGSESRTFTADQLERGINLAEVFPCNPFCEAFAKVDAAVAAKQAYETRQIKQIFRSAEAKTNMEGIAAQTEKERATLAAAIKAAFVPVTHTILIESTE
- a CDS encoding FAD-dependent oxidoreductase, with amino-acid sequence MISRSVLLGLASLLFLSPQLAIQAGEVIKADVCIYGGTASGVAAAVQAARMGRTAVIAEFGNHIGGLTSGGLGATDIGNKAAIGGIAREFYHRIARHYAQSNSWRFETCEGYFASRGGRSTLDELKAADATMWTFEPHVAEDIFRQMLSEDRVPVHFRQRLASVVKRRGRIAEIAMENGRVYRARMFIDATYEGDLMAKAGVSYTVGREANAKYQETINGVRAETPQHQFTVPVDPYVKAGDPSSGLLPFIQPGDGGKPGEGDRCVQAYNFRLCYTQNPANRLPHRPPPKYDPAQYELLARYLEALVAAGKQPQLKAFWNPVWMPNSKTDINNNGGFSTDFIGANYAYPDADHATRAAIWQAHEDYVRGFVYFLATSPRVPEDMRNEMQSWGPAKDEFLDTGHWPHQLYVREARRMVSDYVMTEHNCRGHQKAADAVGMGAYGMDSHNCQRIVKNGRAENEGDVQVHGFLPYPISYRSIVPRASECENLLVPVCLSATHIAYGSIRMEPVFMILGQSAATAAVLALNSKSPVQKLRYEQLRARLLADKQVLEWKKR